A section of the Epinephelus moara isolate mb chromosome 3, YSFRI_EMoa_1.0, whole genome shotgun sequence genome encodes:
- the zar1l gene encoding ZAR1-like protein: MEGFLSTFPPYTVCDNPVCAPAPQEDISWVKREGRFMTPQGLNYLELCKAILSQVTPSLPPPLKKANTKECGVQVNAKVDKIVQCSLGPKTLFCVDGEHPKSPKSPELFTPDGKAQHITPPVSNLRFLRPVSIYSPVFDRRIVMNKLCDDGGSEGEGESAEQAQSDKEDEADHSGEDTVKDFKTTFHRSSKGSNFQFLEQRYGFFHCKKCNIRWESAYVWCISGTSKVYYKQLCRKCQVGFNPYRVESILCKGCSQTFCSCEKKQRHINMKRPHRQDLCCRCKGMRLSCDATYSFKYIV; this comes from the exons ATGGAGGGGTTCCTGTCCACGTTTCCACCGTACACTGTCTGCGACAACCCGGTGTGCGCTCCTGCACCTCAGGAGGACATCAGCTGGGTGAAGAGAGAGGGCCGCTTCATGACCCCCCAGGGCCTCAACTACCTGGAGCTCTGCAAGGCCATCCTGTCCCAGGTCACCCCCAGCTTGCCCCCTCCTCTCAAGAAAGCAAACACCAAAGAGTGCGGCGTGCAGGTGAACGCCAAAGTGGATAAAATCGTGCAGTGCTCGCTGGGTCCCAAAACGCTGTTCTGCGTGGACGGTGAACATCCAAAGTCCCCCAAGAGTCCGGAGCTGTTCACACCGGACGGGAAGGCGCAGCACATCACGCCACCGGTGAGCAACCTGCGCTTCCTCAGACCCGTCTCCATCTACTCTCCGGTGTTTGACCGCAGGATCGTGATGAATAAACTCTGCGATGACGGTGGAagtgaaggagaaggagagtcTGCTGAACAAGCCCAGTCTGACAAGGAGGACGAGGCGGATCACAGTGGAGAGGACACAGTAAAGGACTTCAAGACAACTTTCCACAGGTCCTCAAAGGGGTCCAACTTCCAG TTCCTGGAGCAGAGGTATGGctttttccactgcaaaaagtgTAACATCCGGTGGGAGAGTGCTTATGTGTGGTGCATCTCTGGAACCAGTAAG GTGTACTACAAGCAGCTCTGCCGGAAGTGTCAGGTGGGGTTTAATCCCTACAGAGTGGAGTCCATCCTCTGCAAG ggcTGCTCTCAGACCTTCTGCAGCTGTGAGAAGAAGCAGAGGCACATCAACATGAAGAGGCCTCACCGCCAGGACCTGTGTTGTCGCTGCAAGGGCATGAGGCTGTCCTGTGATGCCACCTACAGCTTCAAATACATTGTCTGA